A portion of the Tachyglossus aculeatus isolate mTacAcu1 chromosome 12 unlocalized genomic scaffold, mTacAcu1.pri SUPER_6_unloc_2, whole genome shotgun sequence genome contains these proteins:
- the LOC119921236 gene encoding olfactory receptor 5B12-like produces MAEGNGTRVTGFLLKRPSDRPEMRFAAFETDYSATLLANGASSPLLLALCADRRLHTPMYFLLTNLSLPDVSRPTAALYFLVAPAGMDVFLLAVTASDHHWDVLRPLCYAVLMGGRVCVALAAGAWPSRFLKSSLHASFTFTLIICRLNLVDQYYCDVPPVTNLSRSGSSYVLVATAILKSRWAEGNRRAWSTCTSCLLAVGLFYGPAIFTYIRQSSSHSPGSDGLVGMLYSILNTLIDNLRNEEVLRELLRETLGPLGSLRHP; encoded by the exons ATGGCAGAGGGCAACGGGACCAGGGTGACCGGCTTCCTCCTGAAGAGACCTTCGGACCGGCCAGAGATGCGATTTGCGGCCTTCGAAACCGACTACTCGGCCACACTCCTGGCCAACGGTGCCTCCTcgcccctcctcctcgccctctgcGCCGACCGCCGTctccacacgcccatgtacttcctcctcaCCAACCTGTCATTGCCGGACGTCTCCCGCCCCACGGCCGCG CTCTATTTCCTGGTGGCCCCGGCGGGGATGGACGTCTTCCTCCTGGCGGTCACGGCCTCTGACCATCACTGGGACGTCCTCCGCCCTCTCTGCTATGCTGTTCTCATGGGCGGGAGGGTGTGCGTCGCGCTGGCAGCTGGGGCCTGGCCGTCCCGCTTCCTCAAATCCTCCCTGCACGCGTCCTTCACCTTCACGCTGATCATATGCCGCTTGAACCTGGTGGACCAGTACTATTGCGATGTCCCTCCGGTGACAAACCTGTCCCGCTCTGGCA GCTCCTACGTCCTCGTCGCGACAGCCATCTTGAAGAGCCGCTGGGCCGAAGGGAATCGCCGGGCCTGGTCCACCTGCACCTCCTGCCTGCTGGCCGTCGGCCTCTTCTACGGCCCCGCCATCTTCACCTACATCCGGCAATCTTCCAGTCACTCTCCCGGAAGTGACGGGCTCGTGGGCATGCTTTATAGCATCCTCAACACCCTCATCGACAACCTGAGAAACGAGGAGGTCCTAAGGGAGTTGCTAAGGGAGACGTTAGGCCCGCTAGGATCTCTTCGGCACCCATAG